One Phaseolus vulgaris cultivar G19833 chromosome 2, P. vulgaris v2.0, whole genome shotgun sequence DNA window includes the following coding sequences:
- the LOC137809484 gene encoding uncharacterized protein → MGCCVSCSHKTSTSPLRNFHASPQPLTYRENPLESSRATEEESETVKQVLLEGPKWNPTTFDKPKPQKPLQDKFKDEQSKVQKKPLSIHRAEDPTEEVCSLSETMSTTTSITEHREETCKRVDISQAKLQKNRSFPGERRERTVHGARNNLKSMRLVQCRDQTAQKTGSVGTLRRQDPAEKSFRQSRSPATGAKTGGSKSVVGRSPSVRKTNRYPARVTTSTTGNGCRKNDNPATARKWISGGESLENPLVSLECFIFL, encoded by the coding sequence ATGGGTTGTTGTGTCAGTTGTAGTCACAAAACCTCGACCTCGCCACTAAGAAACTTCCATGCTTCACCACAACCGCTTACTTACCGAGAGAATCCTTTAGAAAGCAGCAGAGCAACAGAGGAAGAAAGTGAAACAGTGAAGCAAGTGCTCTTGGAAGGCCCCAAATGGAACCCAACAACCTTTGACAAACCAAAACCTCAGAAGCCACTCCAAGACAAGTTCAAAGATGAACAGAGCAAAGTTCAGAAAAAGCCATTGTCCATTCATAGAGCCGAAGACCCCACAGAAGAAGTTTGCAGCTTGAGCGAAACCATGTCCACAACTACTTCAATCACCGAGCACAGAGAAGAAACGTGCAAAAGGGTCGATATATCTCAGGCCAAATTGCAGAAAAATCGTTCCTTTCCCGgtgagagaagagagagaacaGTGCATGGTGCAAGGAACAACCTTAAGTCTATGAGGCTAGTTCAGTGCAGAGACCAAACGGCTCAGAAAACAGGCAGCGTTGGAACACTTCGCCGGCAAGATCCGGCCGAGAAATCTTTCCGGCAGTCAAGGTCGCCGGCCACCGGTGCCAAAACCGGAGGATCTAAGTCCGTCGTGGGTCGGAGCCCATCTGTGAGAAAAACTAACCGGTACCCAGCTAGGGTAACGACAAGCACAACGGGAAACGGTTGCCGGAAAAATGATAATCCGGCGACGGCGAGGAAATGGATTTCTGGCGGCGAGTCACTGGAGAATCCACTTGTGTCATTGGAATGCTTCATCTTTTTATAG